From the genome of Candidatus Baltobacteraceae bacterium, one region includes:
- a CDS encoding TonB-dependent receptor, which translates to MRLLLIVTFLASTIVPSQAQTTGTIRGAVRNAGGIPVAGASVSIRPARAAQVRTDAHGDFSIANVPAGTYEVTVVKGGFVSWSFAGVSVPSAVALTVVLTARSLDTMKQIASVQTSAGSSFNTSATAIETLSQQNFVDQGQLNIGHVIDEVPGVVSNRPDSANGSAPGSITSPNLRGAFDWEKSNLIDGFPLIAGKSGDYDTPLVNSLLFNDVEIIKGPTAYANEINYGIGGTLNFVTGLPTLTTHDTLIAGIDNQQGAFAELRLSDTIGKVGYLVALVRSGTNGPLDDYPTYVTLPSGSKVNGAAASSTISSTAPAGYSGPYPVPGSIKGSNPAAAYTTLVACCQNVTSSYQSNGELAKLAYHFSNTTTLTAGYIGIQGEYDGPAAGLSQIYSTFTPGLSYSAAGTPFANGGQFLLNETTTLPNQNVIDNEPMFESEFRTALGNDTLLARWYAAVLERPTYSDSSDPAGSYTTPLQLFGTVKLAGTPTTFNGQTAQVTIPDSSAYVDSMGDFDHLRGSSFEYDHPIGTDDILTAAYDMDTSLTQSYKIAPGTGAVQYSIAPGTRQDMDNWLLRDVFQLGDKAQLTLANYYNIYRSTFAPTAPTDTSFDFSTVTSTHDDPRLGFVYRPDPDLALRLSTGSSIAPPYPSLIDNNTETAEEVLAAGGAVGDTVTVPVNSGTLRPETAFAYDIGGDARLPHGNILSVDLYLTNIWNQFLAKITDTGTTYTYDGTPYEVYTSTNGNLAQSRDEGIEMGLHRDPPVGYGYTISGDLERAYAYNIPGNFYATSAGQYETNLGVIPGINYISSGPGYSNISNKSEAYSMGYAEIHRRGSYGQYASLGLTYYGSDNMFNIPAYFVGHATFRQPIATHTALQVSVDNLFGSNALPYALYGVNSGAIYAPLVTGQVGLKADVPYGPTTVRVMVVRSYGAAP; encoded by the coding sequence GTGCGGCTTTTACTAATCGTTACCTTTCTCGCGAGCACGATCGTACCCTCACAAGCACAAACGACCGGCACGATCAGGGGAGCCGTACGTAATGCCGGCGGCATTCCGGTTGCGGGTGCGAGCGTGTCCATTCGGCCGGCGCGTGCTGCGCAAGTACGAACCGATGCACACGGTGATTTTTCGATCGCGAACGTTCCGGCCGGCACGTACGAGGTGACGGTCGTGAAGGGTGGATTCGTCAGCTGGTCGTTTGCCGGCGTGAGCGTGCCGAGCGCTGTCGCGCTCACTGTCGTGCTGACGGCGCGCTCGCTCGACACGATGAAGCAGATCGCATCGGTCCAGACGAGCGCCGGGTCGTCCTTCAACACCAGCGCGACCGCGATTGAAACGCTCTCGCAGCAGAACTTCGTCGACCAGGGACAGCTGAATATCGGTCACGTGATCGACGAGGTCCCGGGCGTCGTCTCGAACCGTCCCGACTCGGCGAACGGTAGCGCGCCGGGTTCGATCACCTCGCCGAACTTGCGCGGCGCCTTTGACTGGGAGAAGTCGAACCTGATCGACGGCTTTCCCCTCATCGCCGGCAAAAGCGGCGACTACGACACGCCGCTGGTGAACTCGCTGCTCTTCAATGACGTCGAAATCATCAAGGGGCCGACGGCGTATGCGAACGAGATCAACTACGGCATCGGAGGCACCCTGAATTTCGTCACGGGATTGCCGACGCTGACGACACACGACACGCTGATCGCCGGCATCGACAACCAGCAGGGCGCGTTCGCCGAGCTGCGCCTCTCGGACACGATCGGGAAAGTTGGATATCTCGTTGCGCTCGTGCGCAGCGGTACCAACGGCCCGCTCGACGACTATCCGACCTACGTCACGCTCCCGAGCGGATCGAAGGTCAACGGCGCGGCTGCATCCTCGACGATCAGCTCGACGGCGCCGGCGGGTTATAGCGGCCCGTATCCGGTGCCGGGCTCGATCAAGGGGAGCAATCCCGCGGCTGCCTACACGACGCTCGTCGCTTGCTGCCAGAACGTGACCTCGAGTTACCAGAGCAACGGCGAACTTGCCAAGCTCGCGTATCATTTCTCGAACACGACCACACTGACCGCGGGGTACATCGGCATTCAGGGTGAGTACGACGGTCCGGCCGCGGGCCTCTCGCAGATCTACTCGACCTTTACGCCGGGTCTATCGTACAGTGCAGCCGGAACGCCGTTCGCGAACGGCGGACAGTTCTTACTGAACGAAACGACGACGCTGCCGAATCAGAACGTAATTGATAACGAGCCGATGTTCGAAAGCGAGTTTCGCACCGCGCTCGGCAACGACACGCTCCTGGCGCGCTGGTACGCCGCCGTGCTCGAGCGTCCGACATACTCGGACAGCTCGGATCCCGCCGGCTCTTACACGACACCGCTTCAGCTCTTCGGCACCGTCAAGCTCGCCGGCACGCCGACGACCTTCAACGGACAGACCGCGCAGGTCACCATTCCCGATTCGAGTGCATACGTCGACAGCATGGGTGACTTCGATCACCTGCGCGGCAGCTCGTTCGAGTACGATCACCCCATCGGTACCGACGATATCCTCACGGCTGCGTACGACATGGACACGAGCTTGACCCAGTCATACAAGATCGCGCCGGGCACCGGCGCCGTGCAATATTCGATTGCACCGGGCACGCGCCAAGATATGGACAATTGGCTCCTGCGCGACGTGTTCCAACTCGGTGATAAGGCGCAGCTGACGCTCGCCAACTACTACAACATCTATCGTTCAACGTTCGCGCCGACCGCACCGACCGACACGTCGTTCGACTTCTCGACCGTCACGTCGACGCACGACGATCCGCGCCTCGGCTTCGTCTACCGTCCGGATCCCGATCTCGCACTACGCCTCTCGACGGGTTCGTCGATCGCACCGCCGTATCCGTCGCTGATCGACAACAACACCGAGACCGCCGAAGAGGTCTTGGCGGCAGGCGGCGCCGTCGGCGATACCGTTACCGTTCCGGTGAACTCGGGCACGCTCAGACCCGAGACAGCCTTCGCCTACGACATCGGCGGCGATGCGCGCTTGCCGCACGGAAACATCCTCTCGGTCGACCTCTACCTCACGAATATCTGGAATCAATTCCTGGCCAAGATCACCGATACGGGGACGACGTATACGTACGACGGCACGCCGTATGAGGTCTACACGAGCACGAACGGGAACCTCGCGCAAAGCCGCGATGAGGGAATTGAAATGGGGCTGCATCGCGATCCGCCGGTTGGTTACGGCTACACGATCTCCGGCGACCTCGAGCGCGCCTATGCGTACAATATCCCCGGCAACTTCTACGCGACGTCAGCCGGTCAGTACGAGACGAACCTCGGCGTGATTCCCGGTATCAACTACATCTCGAGCGGTCCGGGCTACAGCAACATCTCGAACAAGAGCGAGGCCTACTCGATGGGCTATGCCGAGATTCATCGCCGTGGCAGCTACGGTCAGTACGCCTCGCTCGGCCTGACGTACTACGGCTCGGACAACATGTTCAACATCCCGGCGTACTTCGTCGGCCATGCGACGTTTCGTCAGCCGATCGCGACCCACACGGCACTGCAGGTCTCGGTCGATAACCTCTTCGGCTCGAACGCGCTGCCGTACGCGCTCTATGGTGTAAATTCGGGAGCGATCTACGCGCCGCTCGTCACCGGTCAGGTCGGGCTCAAGGCGGATGTGCCATACGGTCCGACGACGGTGCGCGTCATGGTCGTGCGCAGCTACGGGGCCGCGCCGTAG
- a CDS encoding TonB-dependent receptor, which yields MLIRSLFAFLVLFCYPLYASAAATLVVTVTNGDRQPISGAQVVVATDPAQRDVTDARGTVRVRVPQTGAFALRVSASGYRSFSEILRGTDQKSITVTLEPSAGSLHVIGSVTGHARTPFNATPVAQKVYPREAYRDQGQPDVSSVMNQTPGALALTNTGTNTDTPLAPSFPSVRNGLPFETPVLIDGEPIVTPSGTLDLSLLPTYVLQEVEIVKGAGDIADAGGGVGGAINFRTADPTLGQRGTFETEGDSHGGSFTDLAYDGTEPGGALAYASMFSVDGSPCCGSDPSNYTRKAILVKLRSTPSAGLSISGTVLTVSLDRSLDSIYGLPGFGYEHLGFGDLAASLDRGNDAFSVHAFVAQTQQGLVSPALIATPADNESGVTLAWEHAGGKLAFDTSGRVLDASLVGTNETETQSNARESVTYKPDARNEFDLSGELNADRTYRGTLDAPAARAGYSYELSSGLALRASYGTSAVLPPLEAVNTIDVIERATGGDLGLEWRLRGGSTTLSADLYRNATQGVYAFDFGNYTNGPPMIESGAEFTLQQFKRVGMGFIAALSLPRTYAWGDTGTTAYDDQNIGYGEIAPFRIPYAQGYAEISYKWPHGSRASLGALYVGSNNAYGAPAFETLNSNLELSLGSRAKLQFSAQNLTDALANRVPVFAPMPQYGLVPFTLRFMFRQSFGTGSLYEH from the coding sequence GTGCTCATCCGCTCTCTCTTTGCCTTCCTGGTTTTGTTTTGCTATCCGCTTTACGCGAGTGCGGCTGCGACTCTTGTCGTAACCGTTACCAACGGCGACCGGCAACCAATCAGTGGCGCGCAGGTCGTCGTTGCCACCGATCCGGCACAGCGAGACGTCACCGACGCTCGCGGAACCGTACGGGTGCGAGTGCCCCAAACGGGTGCGTTTGCCCTGCGAGTTAGCGCCAGCGGTTACCGCTCGTTTTCGGAAATCCTTCGTGGGACCGATCAAAAGTCGATCACGGTGACGCTCGAGCCCTCGGCCGGGTCGCTGCACGTGATCGGATCCGTCACCGGACACGCGCGCACGCCGTTCAATGCAACGCCTGTGGCACAGAAGGTCTATCCGCGCGAAGCCTATCGCGATCAGGGCCAACCCGACGTCTCGAGCGTCATGAATCAGACGCCCGGCGCCTTGGCGCTCACGAATACCGGCACGAATACGGACACGCCGCTCGCGCCCTCGTTCCCGTCGGTGCGCAACGGGCTTCCGTTCGAGACGCCGGTTTTGATCGACGGCGAGCCGATCGTCACGCCGAGCGGCACGCTCGATTTGAGCCTCTTACCGACGTACGTGCTGCAAGAAGTCGAGATCGTCAAAGGCGCGGGCGACATCGCGGACGCCGGCGGCGGCGTCGGCGGCGCGATCAATTTTCGTACCGCCGACCCGACGCTCGGACAACGTGGAACCTTCGAGACCGAAGGTGATTCGCACGGCGGTTCGTTCACCGATCTCGCATACGACGGCACCGAACCGGGCGGTGCACTTGCCTACGCCTCGATGTTCTCGGTGGACGGCTCTCCTTGCTGCGGCTCCGATCCGAGCAATTACACACGCAAGGCGATTCTGGTGAAGTTGAGGAGCACACCGTCAGCCGGACTTTCGATCAGCGGAACGGTACTGACCGTCTCCCTCGATCGCTCGCTCGATTCGATCTACGGACTTCCCGGTTTCGGGTACGAGCATCTCGGCTTCGGCGATCTGGCAGCCTCGCTCGATCGCGGCAACGACGCGTTTTCGGTCCACGCGTTCGTAGCGCAAACCCAACAGGGCCTGGTTTCGCCGGCCCTGATCGCCACGCCGGCGGACAACGAAAGCGGGGTAACGCTTGCCTGGGAGCATGCCGGCGGCAAGCTCGCCTTTGATACGAGCGGGCGCGTGCTGGATGCGAGCCTGGTCGGCACGAACGAAACCGAAACGCAGTCGAACGCGCGCGAGAGCGTGACGTATAAACCCGATGCACGGAACGAATTCGATCTCTCCGGTGAGCTCAACGCCGATCGCACGTATCGCGGAACGCTCGATGCACCCGCCGCGCGCGCCGGTTATTCGTACGAATTGTCGAGTGGGCTGGCCCTTCGCGCGTCTTATGGGACCAGCGCCGTCCTCCCGCCGCTCGAAGCCGTCAATACCATCGACGTAATCGAACGTGCGACCGGTGGTGATCTCGGCCTCGAATGGCGGCTGCGCGGCGGAAGCACCACGCTCTCGGCCGACCTCTACCGCAACGCGACGCAAGGCGTGTACGCATTCGATTTCGGAAACTATACCAACGGACCGCCGATGATCGAGAGCGGCGCAGAATTCACACTCCAGCAGTTCAAGCGTGTCGGCATGGGCTTCATCGCGGCGCTCTCGCTGCCGCGCACGTACGCGTGGGGAGATACGGGGACCACCGCTTACGACGATCAAAACATCGGGTATGGCGAGATCGCGCCGTTCCGCATCCCGTACGCGCAAGGTTACGCGGAGATCAGCTACAAATGGCCGCACGGTTCGCGCGCATCGCTCGGCGCGCTCTATGTCGGCTCGAACAACGCCTACGGCGCGCCCGCATTCGAGACGCTCAACAGCAACCTCGAGCTCTCGCTCGGCTCGCGCGCGAAACTACAGTTCTCGGCCCAGAACCTCACCGATGCACTGGCGAATCGCGTGCCGGTCTTCGCACCGATGCCGCAGTACGGCCTGGTGCCGTTCACGCTGCGCTTCATGTTCCGTCAATCCTTCGGCACCGGCTCGCTCTACGAACACTAG